Proteins co-encoded in one Macrobrachium rosenbergii isolate ZJJX-2024 chromosome 54, ASM4041242v1, whole genome shotgun sequence genomic window:
- the LOC136834625 gene encoding uncharacterized protein — MKRLLMNGERSRGEGAGEGEEGKEEKEVEMMKKKKKKKKKKKFLMKGKRSRGGEGAGEEENWKKRGRRKRGGNEKQMKKKKRGRKERGGNKKNRKKKKKRRLFTNGKRSKGEGAEQKSKKRGRRERGGNEEEEEEEEEEEEEKEEEEVEEEEEKQQRKGGAKLILSQI; from the coding sequence atgAAGAGGTTGTTGATGAACGGCGAGAGAAGCAGAGGGGAAGGAGcgggagaaggggaagaggggaaagaagagaaagaggtagaaatgatgaagaagaagaagaagaagaagaagaagaagaagtttttaaTGAAAGGCAAGAGAAGCAGAGGAGGGGAAGGAGCAGGAGAAGAGGAAAActggaagaagaggggaagaagaaaaagaggtggaaatgaaaaacaaatgaagaagaagaagaggggaagaaaagaaagaggtggaaataaaaaaaacaggaagaagaagaagaagaggaggttgTTTACGAATGGTAAGAGAAGCAAAGGAGAGGGAGCAGAGCAGAAGagtaagaagagaggaagaagagagagaggtggaaatgaagaagaagaagaagaagaagaagaagaagaagaagaaaaagaagaagaagaagtagaagaagaagaagaaaagcagcaGAGGAAAGGAGGGGCCAAGTTGATCCTCAGTCAAATATAA